The proteins below are encoded in one region of Eulemur rufifrons isolate Redbay chromosome 2, OSU_ERuf_1, whole genome shotgun sequence:
- the DIO2 gene encoding LOW QUALITY PROTEIN: type II iodothyronine deiodinase (The sequence of the model RefSeq protein was modified relative to this genomic sequence to represent the inferred CDS: inserted 1 base in 1 codon): MHLRISLPWDLEGEGEPERTRELTQEAEKMGILSVDLLITLQILPVFFSNCLFLALYDSVILLKHVVLLLSRSKSTRGEWRRMLTSEGLRCVWKSFLLDAYKQVKLGEDAPNSSVVHVSNPEGGDSSGNGAPEKTADGAECHLLDFASAERPLVVNFGSATUPPFTSQLPAFRKLVEEFSAVADFLLVYIDEAHPSDGWAVPGDSSLSFEVKRHRNQEDRCAAAHQLLERFSLPPQCRVVADRMDNNANVAYGVAFERVCIVQRQKIAYLGGKGPFFYNLQEVRRWLEKNFSKRXKSRLAG, encoded by the exons AGGGTGAAGGGGAACCAGAGCGCACAAGGGAACTGactcaggaggcagagaagaTGGGCATCCTCAGCGTAGACTTGCTGATCACACTGCAAATTCTGCCAGTTTTTTTCTCCAACTGCCTCTTCCTGGCGCTCTATGACTCGGTCATTCTGCTCAAGCACGTGGTGCTGCTGTTGAGCCGCTCCAAGTCCACTCGTGGAGAGTGGCGGCGCATGCTGACCTCAGAGGGACTGCGCTGCGTCTGGAAGAGCTTCCTCCTCGATGCCTACAAACAG GTGAAATTGGGTGAAGATGCCCCCAATTCCAGTGTGGTGCATGTCTCCAATCCCGAAGGAGGTGACAGTAGTGGAAATGGCGCCCCGGAGAAGACAGCTGACGGAGCTGAGTGCCACCTGCTTGACTTTGCCAGCGCCGAGCGCCCACTGGTGGTCAACTTCGGCTCGGCCACCTGACCTCCTTTCACTAGCCAGCTGCCAGCCTTCCGCAAACTGGTGGAAGAGTTCTCAGCAGTGGCTGACTTCCTGTTGGTCTACATCGACGAGGCTCATCCTTCAGATGGCTGGGCGGTGCCTGGGGACTCCTCCTTGTCGTTTGAGGTGAAGAGGCACCGAAACCAGGAAGATCGGTGTGCGGCAGCCCACCAGCTTCTGGAGCGTTTCTCCTTGCCGCCCCAGTGCCGAGTTGTGGCTGACCGCATGGACAACAATGCCAACGTAGCTTACGGGGTAGCCTTTGAACGGGTGTGCATTGTGCAGAGACAGAAAATTGCTTATCTGGGAGGAAAGGGCCCCTTCTTCTACAACCTTCAAGAAGTCCGGCGTTGGCTGGAGAAGAATTTCAGCAAGA TGAAATCTAGATTAGCTGGTTAA